The proteins below come from a single Salinilacihabitans rarus genomic window:
- a CDS encoding alpha/beta fold hydrolase, with protein sequence MKQNYRAELIRISITDWISFSVCRSVISCRYVIDSHRGLEVRCHMPKVTAPDDEKELATVTSADGTEIAYERSGSGPPLVLVHGAIFDRTVWELGDVRSTFAEHNTVYAMDRRCHGDSEHPEAYGVEPQFDDVVSVVESINEPVHLLGHSGGANFALGAAPRIDNLRSLILYEPYIPSDEDVDDVEETIAEMIALLDEGRNERALALFLGDVAQLTADELDELRSAPIWDAHVNTFHQTLLPGLETFEEHEWDLTTFEDLSTPTLLLVGSESGHLKETGEELHDTLPSSRLTTFDGHGHAANIVAPDRFTDEVLSFISEVD encoded by the coding sequence ATGAAACAAAACTACCGTGCTGAACTCATCCGTATATCGATCACCGACTGGATTTCGTTTAGCGTGTGCAGATCCGTCATCAGTTGCCGCTATGTGATCGACTCGCATAGGGGACTAGAGGTGAGATGCCACATGCCGAAAGTAACAGCGCCGGATGACGAGAAGGAGTTGGCGACAGTTACGTCCGCGGATGGGACTGAAATCGCGTACGAGCGGTCGGGAAGTGGTCCGCCGCTCGTGCTCGTCCACGGGGCCATCTTCGATCGCACAGTATGGGAACTCGGCGACGTCCGCTCCACGTTCGCAGAACACAACACGGTCTACGCCATGGACCGGCGATGTCACGGCGACAGCGAGCATCCCGAAGCGTATGGTGTGGAACCCCAGTTTGACGACGTGGTCTCGGTCGTCGAGTCGATCAACGAGCCAGTACACCTGCTCGGGCACTCCGGGGGAGCCAACTTTGCACTGGGTGCGGCCCCGCGAATCGACAATTTGCGTAGTCTGATTCTGTACGAACCCTACATCCCGTCCGACGAGGACGTAGATGACGTCGAGGAGACGATCGCAGAGATGATAGCGCTGTTAGACGAGGGACGAAACGAGCGGGCGCTCGCACTATTCCTCGGCGACGTCGCCCAGCTCACGGCGGACGAACTCGATGAACTTCGATCGGCACCGATATGGGACGCGCACGTGAACACGTTCCACCAAACACTTCTCCCCGGGCTCGAAACGTTCGAGGAGCACGAGTGGGATCTCACGACGTTCGAGGACCTCTCCACGCCGACGTTACTGCTCGTCGGGAGCGAGAGCGGGCACCTCAAAGAGACAGGCGAAGAACTCCACGACACGTTGCCCAGCAGTCGACTCACTACCTTCGATGGACACGGACACGCAGCAAACATCGTCGCACCGGACCGCTTCACAGACGAGGTGCTGTCCTTCATCAGCGAAGTAGACTGA
- a CDS encoding Nif3-like dinuclear metal center hexameric protein: protein MDLSEFADRLDAKLRTDDYADLDASANGLQVGPDGGTVERVAFAVDGVGETIDRAVEADADVLVVHHGLSWGGFERVTGRTYERLAPLIEGDCALYVSHLPLDGHQELGNAAGVADALGLEDRAPFGEYGPEYVGQRGTASEPYDPDSLAARLASALDTGGRPVPVLDFGPDAIEDVAIVTGSGTDWLDEAVAVGADALVTGEGKAKVYHEAKEAGMNVALAGHYATETFGVRALQEVVEDWGLETTYFDVPTGL, encoded by the coding sequence ATGGACCTCTCGGAGTTCGCCGACAGACTCGACGCGAAGTTGCGGACCGACGACTACGCCGACCTCGACGCGAGCGCGAACGGCCTGCAGGTCGGCCCCGACGGGGGAACGGTCGAGCGCGTCGCCTTCGCCGTCGACGGCGTCGGCGAGACAATCGACCGGGCCGTCGAGGCCGACGCGGACGTCCTCGTGGTCCACCACGGCCTCTCGTGGGGCGGGTTCGAGCGCGTGACCGGCCGCACCTACGAGCGACTCGCACCGCTGATCGAGGGCGACTGCGCGCTGTACGTCTCGCACCTGCCGCTGGACGGCCACCAGGAACTCGGGAACGCCGCGGGCGTCGCCGACGCCCTCGGTCTCGAAGACCGGGCCCCGTTCGGCGAGTACGGCCCCGAGTACGTCGGCCAGCGCGGGACGGCCAGCGAGCCCTACGACCCCGACTCGCTGGCCGCCCGCCTCGCGTCGGCGCTCGACACGGGCGGCCGGCCCGTCCCCGTCCTCGACTTCGGCCCCGACGCGATCGAGGACGTGGCGATCGTCACCGGCAGCGGGACCGACTGGCTCGACGAGGCGGTCGCCGTCGGCGCGGACGCGCTCGTCACCGGCGAGGGGAAGGCGAAGGTCTACCACGAGGCGAAGGAGGCGGGGATGAACGTCGCCCTCGCGGGCCACTACGCGACCGAGACGTTCGGCGTCCGGGCGCTACAGGAGGTAGTCGAGGACTGGGGCCTGGAGACGACCTACTTCGACGTGCCGACGGGGCTGTGA
- a CDS encoding acetamidase/formamidase family protein — translation MARRTVSHEDGTIYEFAPDLDGVATVDPGTRLTVETVDSLEGTVGAESDLVESVPEEVNAATGPIEVAGASPGDVLRVEIEAIRIAEDRGRVITMEGFGLLDGHEGIEAPRTRITPVEDGAIEFAGIEVPVDPVVGTIGVAPESESYTTLVPHDHGGNLDTTAMTAGNVAYFPVFQEGAMLAMGDCKAAMADGEMCGTGSEIATEIDVTVDVVETARGIDRPLVETPDAWTALASAETLEEACELANRDAVSLLAAEHGLDATDAYMLSSLVGGLEISQVVDPLVTVRNAIPKAYLSDPFGR, via the coding sequence ATGGCACGACGGACGGTTTCCCACGAGGACGGCACGATCTACGAGTTCGCGCCCGACCTCGACGGCGTCGCGACGGTCGACCCGGGGACGCGGCTGACAGTCGAGACGGTAGACAGCCTGGAGGGGACCGTCGGGGCGGAGTCGGACCTCGTCGAGTCCGTTCCCGAGGAGGTCAACGCCGCGACGGGCCCGATCGAGGTCGCGGGGGCGAGCCCCGGCGACGTCCTGCGCGTCGAGATCGAGGCGATCCGGATCGCAGAGGACCGGGGCCGGGTGATCACGATGGAGGGGTTCGGCCTGCTCGACGGCCACGAGGGGATCGAGGCGCCGCGGACGCGCATCACGCCCGTCGAGGACGGCGCGATCGAGTTCGCGGGGATCGAGGTGCCGGTCGACCCGGTCGTCGGGACGATCGGCGTCGCCCCCGAATCGGAGTCGTACACGACGCTCGTCCCCCACGACCACGGCGGGAACCTCGACACGACCGCGATGACCGCGGGGAACGTCGCCTACTTCCCCGTCTTCCAGGAGGGTGCGATGCTCGCGATGGGCGACTGCAAGGCCGCGATGGCCGACGGCGAGATGTGCGGTACGGGGTCGGAGATCGCCACCGAGATCGACGTCACCGTCGACGTGGTCGAGACCGCCCGCGGGATCGACCGCCCGCTCGTCGAGACGCCCGACGCGTGGACGGCCCTCGCCAGCGCCGAGACGCTCGAAGAAGCCTGCGAACTCGCCAATCGGGACGCCGTCTCGTTGCTCGCGGCCGAACACGGCCTCGACGCCACGGACGCCTACATGCTCTCGAGTCTCGTCGGCGGCCTCGAGATCAGTCAGGTGGTCGACCCGCTGGTGACGGTGCGCAACGCGATCCCGAAGGCGTACCTCTCCGATCCGTTCGGCCGGTAG
- a CDS encoding substrate-binding domain-containing protein: MTIQRRAFLATAGGALAAGLAGCSSSEGDSEADGPTVAGETLTLATTTSTYDTGLLDEVNAAFDERYGVTVDTIPDGTGAALDTGRRGDADVVMVHARSLEDEFTREGYGVNRRDLMFNDFVIVGPADDPAGIDGGDDAPAAFAAIADAEETFVSRGDESGTHTKELAIWDVSRADPAGGWYRETGQGMGDVLVQADQSGGYTLSDRGTYLSMRSDIDLEILVQGPIEGGPELLANPYGIVAVNPAVHDNVEYDLAMAYIGFLTGPAGQAIIEEYTVNGEQLFYPEALSEDPKFQQYVPEGWSSDEG, from the coding sequence ATGACGATACAACGCCGAGCGTTCCTCGCGACGGCCGGCGGCGCCCTCGCCGCGGGGCTGGCGGGTTGCTCGTCCAGTGAAGGTGACTCCGAGGCGGACGGGCCGACCGTCGCCGGCGAGACGCTCACCCTCGCGACGACGACGAGTACCTACGACACGGGGCTGCTCGACGAGGTGAACGCGGCGTTCGACGAGCGATACGGCGTGACCGTCGACACGATTCCGGACGGGACCGGCGCGGCCCTCGACACCGGTCGTCGTGGCGACGCCGACGTCGTGATGGTCCACGCGCGCTCGCTCGAGGACGAGTTCACGCGCGAGGGGTACGGCGTCAACCGGCGGGACCTGATGTTCAACGACTTCGTGATCGTCGGGCCGGCGGACGACCCCGCGGGGATCGACGGCGGCGACGACGCGCCGGCGGCCTTCGCCGCGATCGCCGACGCGGAGGAGACGTTCGTCTCCCGGGGCGACGAGTCGGGGACCCACACCAAGGAACTCGCCATCTGGGACGTATCGCGGGCCGACCCCGCCGGCGGGTGGTACCGCGAGACCGGCCAGGGGATGGGCGACGTGCTCGTCCAGGCGGACCAGTCCGGCGGCTACACACTCTCGGACCGCGGAACCTACCTCTCGATGCGGAGCGATATCGACCTCGAAATCCTCGTTCAGGGGCCGATCGAGGGCGGCCCGGAACTGCTCGCGAACCCCTACGGGATCGTCGCGGTGAACCCGGCGGTCCACGACAACGTCGAGTACGACCTCGCGATGGCCTACATCGGCTTCCTCACGGGTCCGGCGGGACAGGCGATCATCGAGGAGTACACCGTAAACGGCGAGCAGTTGTTCTACCCCGAGGCGCTCTCCGAGGATCCGAAGTTCCAGCAGTACGTCCCCGAGGGCTGGTCGAGCGACGAGGGGTGA
- a CDS encoding ABC transporter permease, with translation MSATLDAAALVALADAAHAPLFVEFPYGSEYVTSIVRVSLYVSLVAVGLSTLVGVPVALVVGVGEFRGKHLLTSIVTTGMGFPSVVVGLVVLLALSNEGPFGPLELLYTPEAMIVSQFVLATPVVTGVSLAAVSGVEGTVRDAAFALGGTRLDVALVTIKEARYGIATAVLAGFGRAISEVGSVLIVGGNIVSPGGTSKTRTLTTAIQREARQGRFETALVLGAILVVLVLVVNAVVVRWGDGGGRYG, from the coding sequence GTGTCCGCGACCCTCGACGCGGCCGCGCTCGTCGCCCTCGCCGACGCGGCACACGCGCCGCTGTTCGTCGAGTTCCCGTACGGCAGCGAGTACGTCACGAGCATCGTGCGGGTCTCGCTGTACGTCAGCCTCGTCGCCGTCGGCCTGAGCACGCTCGTCGGGGTGCCGGTCGCGCTCGTCGTCGGCGTCGGGGAGTTTCGCGGCAAGCACCTGCTGACGTCGATCGTCACGACCGGAATGGGCTTTCCGAGCGTCGTCGTCGGTCTGGTCGTGCTGCTCGCGCTCTCGAACGAGGGGCCGTTCGGCCCGCTCGAACTCCTCTACACCCCCGAGGCGATGATCGTCTCCCAGTTCGTCCTCGCGACCCCGGTCGTCACCGGCGTCAGCCTCGCGGCGGTTTCGGGCGTCGAGGGAACCGTCCGCGACGCCGCGTTCGCCCTCGGCGGCACCCGCCTCGACGTCGCGCTCGTGACGATCAAGGAGGCCCGCTACGGCATCGCGACGGCCGTGCTCGCGGGCTTCGGCCGGGCGATCAGCGAGGTCGGCTCCGTCCTGATCGTCGGCGGCAACATCGTCAGCCCCGGGGGGACCTCGAAGACCCGGACGCTCACGACGGCGATCCAGCGCGAGGCCCGGCAGGGCCGGTTCGAGACGGCGCTGGTCCTGGGCGCGATTCTCGTCGTCCTGGTACTCGTCGTCAACGCCGTCGTCGTCCGGTGGGGCGACGGGGGAGGGCGGTACGGATGA
- a CDS encoding amino acid ABC transporter ATP-binding protein yields the protein MTTRTVRAVDVGHGHGNGRLFEGVSLAVEPGEVVAVIGPSGVGKTTLLRLLALFEPPEAGTVRFDGEDVWAGSERRRLASRRRIGMVFQEASLFDASVRRNVEYGLRVRERWPERLRRAAADLLGRSNGARPAREALDVVGLADELDRDAASLSGGEAQRVAFARAVAYDPDVLLLDEPTSDLDPRNTAIIEDAVREASARGIGVAVATHDMNQAERIADRVALLLDGRIVEVGPADAVFEDPRDERTRKFIDGELVY from the coding sequence ATGACGACCCGGACGGTCCGCGCCGTCGACGTCGGCCACGGCCACGGGAACGGCCGGCTCTTCGAGGGCGTCTCGCTGGCGGTCGAACCCGGCGAGGTCGTCGCCGTCATCGGCCCCTCCGGCGTCGGCAAGACCACCCTGTTGCGCCTGCTCGCGCTGTTCGAGCCGCCCGAGGCGGGGACGGTCCGGTTCGACGGCGAGGACGTCTGGGCCGGCTCCGAACGCCGACGGCTCGCCTCCCGCCGCCGGATCGGGATGGTCTTCCAGGAGGCCAGCCTCTTCGACGCGAGCGTCCGCCGGAACGTCGAGTACGGCCTCCGGGTCCGCGAGCGCTGGCCCGAACGGCTCCGCCGGGCCGCCGCGGACCTCCTCGGGCGGTCGAACGGCGCCCGCCCCGCCCGGGAGGCGCTCGACGTCGTCGGCCTCGCGGACGAACTCGACCGCGACGCGGCCTCCCTCTCCGGCGGCGAGGCCCAGCGGGTCGCGTTCGCGCGGGCGGTGGCCTACGACCCGGACGTGCTGTTGCTCGACGAACCCACCTCGGATCTGGACCCGCGGAACACGGCGATCATCGAGGACGCCGTCCGCGAGGCGAGCGCCCGCGGCATCGGCGTCGCCGTCGCCACCCACGACATGAACCAGGCCGAGCGGATCGCCGACCGCGTCGCGCTCCTGCTCGACGGCCGCATCGTCGAGGTCGGCCCCGCCGACGCCGTCTTCGAGGACCCGCGCGACGAACGCACCCGGAAGTTTATCGACGGGGAGTTGGTATACTGA
- a CDS encoding TOBE domain-containing protein, producing MTVEKGFRTELSVDGVTIDRRDVEMLEAIDRHGSMHAAAEELGRSYARLQRRIVEIEEAVGPVTERRRGGSGGGGTELTSAADRLLRRFSRHRAELDGVATVTESVLPGRVRERDGELATVDTPAGPVLALVPAGATAVEVSVRSDAVVLSDPAETPAEAGTSLRNRFEGVVSAVDAGDAVARVGIELDGAGGDGRDDDGAADADAVELEALVTTRSRETLALDPGRRVVASFKATAARAIAVEDG from the coding sequence ATGACAGTGGAGAAGGGCTTTCGGACCGAGCTATCGGTCGACGGCGTCACCATCGACCGGCGGGACGTCGAGATGCTGGAGGCGATCGACCGCCACGGCTCGATGCACGCCGCCGCCGAGGAACTCGGCCGGTCGTACGCCCGCCTCCAGCGGCGGATCGTCGAGATCGAGGAGGCCGTCGGGCCGGTCACCGAGCGCCGCCGCGGCGGCAGCGGCGGCGGCGGGACCGAGCTCACCTCCGCGGCCGATCGGCTGCTGCGGCGGTTCAGCCGCCACCGGGCCGAACTCGACGGGGTCGCGACGGTCACCGAGTCGGTCCTCCCCGGGCGCGTCCGGGAGCGCGACGGCGAACTCGCGACCGTCGACACGCCCGCGGGACCGGTGCTGGCGCTGGTGCCCGCGGGGGCGACCGCGGTCGAGGTCAGCGTCCGCTCGGACGCGGTCGTCCTCTCAGATCCCGCCGAGACGCCCGCGGAGGCGGGGACGAGCCTCCGCAACCGGTTCGAGGGCGTCGTGAGCGCGGTCGACGCCGGCGACGCGGTCGCTCGCGTCGGGATCGAACTGGACGGTGCCGGTGGCGATGGGCGAGACGACGACGGTGCCGCCGACGCGGACGCCGTCGAACTGGAGGCGCTGGTCACGACGCGAAGCCGGGAGACGCTCGCGCTCGACCCCGGCCGGCGGGTCGTCGCGTCGTTCAAGGCGACGGCCGCGCGGGCGATCGCCGTCGAGGACGGCTAG
- the speB gene encoding agmatinase: MFPGATAYREDETATAGTDRGDANFVVVGAPLDASTTFQPGTRFGPRRIRTFAETYDDYDHRTGRRFTDLGVADAGDVRAWDDVPEYLEWLEGSLRDVVRDGAVPLALGGEHTVSLAGARAVEPDVFVCLDAHLDLREAYDGNPLSHACVTRRILEDEDAGVEEAIVLGARTGSEAEWERAAADDVTVVPPADVAAFEFGDRLDGREVYLSVDVDGVDPAYAPGTGTMEPFGLHPRETRDVVRTVAPHATGFDVVEVNDRDDGQAAALAGKLLREFVFSHADANANANANAIDVDD; this comes from the coding sequence ATGTTCCCCGGGGCGACCGCCTACCGCGAGGACGAGACCGCCACGGCCGGAACGGACCGCGGCGACGCGAACTTCGTGGTCGTCGGTGCGCCCCTGGACGCCTCGACGACCTTTCAGCCGGGGACCCGCTTCGGTCCCCGTCGCATCCGAACGTTTGCGGAGACCTACGACGACTACGACCACCGGACGGGCCGGCGATTCACCGACCTCGGCGTCGCCGACGCCGGCGACGTCCGCGCGTGGGACGACGTCCCGGAGTACCTCGAGTGGCTCGAAGGGTCCCTCCGGGACGTCGTCCGGGACGGGGCGGTGCCGCTCGCGCTCGGCGGCGAGCACACGGTCTCGCTGGCCGGCGCCCGGGCCGTCGAACCCGACGTCTTCGTCTGTCTGGACGCCCACCTCGACCTGCGCGAGGCGTACGACGGCAACCCGCTCAGCCACGCCTGCGTGACGCGGCGCATCCTCGAAGACGAGGACGCGGGCGTCGAGGAGGCGATCGTCCTCGGCGCCCGGACCGGCAGCGAGGCGGAGTGGGAGCGCGCCGCGGCCGACGACGTGACCGTCGTCCCGCCCGCGGACGTCGCCGCGTTCGAGTTCGGCGACCGCCTCGACGGCCGCGAGGTCTACCTCAGCGTCGACGTCGACGGCGTCGACCCGGCGTACGCGCCCGGCACCGGGACGATGGAGCCGTTCGGCCTGCACCCACGCGAGACCCGCGACGTCGTCCGTACGGTCGCGCCCCACGCGACCGGCTTCGACGTCGTCGAGGTCAACGACCGCGACGACGGGCAGGCCGCGGCGCTCGCGGGGAAGTTGCTGCGCGAATTCGTCTTCTCGCACGCGGACGCGAACGCGAACGCGAACGCGAACGCGATCGACGTCGACGACTAG
- a CDS encoding translation initiation factor IF-5A, whose protein sequence is MAKQQKEVRDLQEGGYVVIDDAACKINSYSTAKPGKHGSAKARIEARGVFDDKKRSLSQPVDAKIWVPIIERKQGQVVSVDGDDMQVMDLETYETITMRIPDDIDVSPDDNIEYLEMEGQRKIV, encoded by the coding sequence ATGGCGAAACAGCAGAAAGAAGTTCGCGACCTCCAGGAAGGCGGCTACGTCGTAATCGACGACGCGGCGTGCAAGATCAACTCCTACTCGACGGCGAAACCGGGCAAGCACGGCAGCGCCAAGGCCCGCATCGAGGCCCGCGGCGTCTTCGACGACAAGAAGCGCTCGCTCTCCCAGCCGGTCGACGCGAAGATCTGGGTCCCGATCATCGAACGCAAGCAGGGACAGGTCGTCTCCGTCGACGGCGACGACATGCAGGTCATGGACCTCGAGACCTACGAGACGATCACCATGCGCATCCCCGACGACATCGACGTCTCGCCCGACGACAACATAGAGTACCTCGAGATGGAAGGCCAGCGGAAGATCGTCTGA
- a CDS encoding aminotransferase class I/II-fold pyridoxal phosphate-dependent enzyme, with protein MQIEPFALERWFAEYEHEADLMLAESGIRSLPASRFDTDPGDLGYVIPTNGDPDLRAAVGERYGREADEVLFTCGAQEANFLAFLSLLGDGDGASSSRSAGRNAHAVAVTPTYQALHAVPDAVGEVTRVPLDPPEWELDVDAVADAIRPETRVIVFNNPNNPTGRYHPIETVEALYDLAADNDAYLLCDEVYRLLAEEPLPPVASLGPHGLSTTSVTKSYGLAGARFGWLVGDREVVDEAWNWKDYTTISPPLFGQHVAAQALEEQEDEILAENRALVADHRERVREFLDEHGLTWHDPVGVNGFVTVPDGFETGREFCRTVVEAESVVLAPGECFGYEEYFRIGFGLPTEELEEGLERVGRVLE; from the coding sequence ATGCAGATCGAGCCATTCGCCCTCGAACGCTGGTTCGCGGAGTACGAACACGAGGCGGACCTCATGCTCGCCGAGAGCGGCATCCGGAGTCTCCCCGCGAGCCGGTTCGACACCGACCCCGGCGACCTCGGCTACGTGATCCCGACCAACGGCGACCCCGACCTCCGGGCGGCCGTCGGCGAGCGGTACGGCCGCGAGGCCGACGAGGTGCTCTTTACGTGTGGCGCCCAGGAGGCGAACTTCCTCGCGTTCCTCTCGCTGCTGGGGGACGGCGACGGCGCCTCGTCGTCCCGTTCGGCGGGGCGGAACGCACACGCCGTCGCCGTCACGCCCACCTATCAGGCGCTACACGCCGTCCCCGACGCGGTCGGCGAGGTGACCCGCGTCCCGCTCGACCCGCCCGAGTGGGAACTCGACGTCGACGCCGTCGCCGACGCGATCCGGCCGGAGACGCGCGTGATCGTGTTCAACAACCCGAACAATCCGACCGGACGGTACCACCCGATCGAGACGGTCGAGGCGCTGTACGACCTCGCCGCGGACAACGACGCCTACCTGCTCTGCGACGAGGTCTACCGCCTGCTCGCGGAAGAGCCCCTCCCGCCGGTCGCGAGCCTCGGCCCGCACGGACTGTCGACGACGAGCGTGACGAAGTCCTACGGCCTCGCCGGGGCGCGGTTCGGCTGGCTCGTCGGCGACCGCGAGGTGGTCGACGAGGCGTGGAACTGGAAGGACTACACGACCATCTCGCCGCCGCTGTTCGGCCAGCACGTCGCCGCGCAGGCCCTCGAAGAGCAGGAAGACGAGATCCTCGCCGAGAACCGCGCCCTCGTCGCCGACCACCGCGAGCGGGTACGCGAGTTCCTCGACGAACACGGCCTGACGTGGCACGACCCCGTCGGCGTCAACGGCTTCGTGACGGTTCCCGACGGCTTCGAGACCGGCCGCGAGTTCTGCCGGACGGTCGTCGAGGCCGAGAGCGTCGTCCTCGCGCCCGGCGAGTGCTTCGGCTACGAGGAGTACTTCCGGATCGGGTTCGGCCTCCCGACCGAGGAACTGGAGGAGGGACTCGAACGGGTCGGGCGCGTGCTGGAGTGA
- a CDS encoding ABC1 kinase family protein: MLAYARDRRRFLLFGSRRRVGPETHRRRATVLLDSLLTLGPTFIKLGQLLSTRPDVLPPEYIDVLSALQDEVPPADWADAKAVIEDELGPVEEHFDEFDTDAISGASLGQVYRARTGDREVAVKVRRPGIEPLVEADLRVIRWSMPILMRFVDESRAFSLENLAGEFARTIREEMDYEREATMLTEIRGNFDGDDRFVIPAVVESHSGPRVLTMEYIAGTKITRVDELEAKGIDRNRIAENLERSYLQMIIDDGVFHADPHPGNLSVTDDGEIIFYDFGMSGRVDAFVQEKIVDFYVAVANQDIDAILDALIEIGTLSPEADRAVMADVMELAIQNARGQDIEQYRVQQIVGQIEDSIYEFPFRLPKNLALVLRVATVVEGVCVTLDPEFDFIATATEYLTEQGYREETVRQYVRETGDELRRSTESIVRVPPKVERTLDRIDREDLTVQIELEDPNRVFDRLAKRLIYGLLLSVGLISTAIIYAFRGPDLAVIVSGALSLLLIVVLYRSFKRGRRGIRATPQFTRQNLKRRRREE, translated from the coding sequence CTGCTCGCGTACGCGCGCGACAGGCGACGGTTCCTGCTGTTCGGCTCCCGCCGGCGGGTCGGTCCCGAGACCCACCGCCGGCGCGCGACGGTGCTGCTCGACTCGCTGCTGACGCTGGGGCCGACGTTCATCAAACTCGGCCAGTTGCTGTCGACGCGCCCGGACGTCCTGCCCCCGGAGTACATCGACGTCCTCTCGGCGCTGCAAGACGAGGTGCCCCCGGCCGACTGGGCCGACGCGAAGGCCGTGATCGAGGACGAACTCGGGCCCGTCGAGGAACACTTCGACGAGTTCGACACCGACGCGATCAGCGGCGCGAGCCTCGGGCAGGTCTACCGGGCCCGGACCGGCGACCGCGAGGTCGCGGTGAAGGTCCGCCGACCGGGGATCGAACCGCTCGTCGAGGCCGACCTGCGGGTGATCAGGTGGTCGATGCCGATCCTGATGCGGTTCGTCGACGAGTCGCGGGCGTTCTCGCTCGAGAACCTGGCCGGCGAGTTCGCCCGGACGATCCGCGAGGAGATGGACTACGAGCGCGAGGCGACCATGCTCACCGAGATCCGCGGGAACTTCGACGGCGACGACCGGTTCGTCATCCCCGCCGTCGTCGAGAGCCACTCCGGGCCGCGCGTGCTCACGATGGAGTACATCGCGGGGACGAAGATCACCCGCGTCGACGAACTCGAAGCGAAGGGGATCGACCGCAACCGGATCGCGGAGAACCTCGAACGGTCGTACCTGCAGATGATCATCGACGACGGGGTGTTCCACGCCGACCCGCACCCGGGCAACCTCTCGGTGACCGACGACGGCGAGATCATCTTCTACGACTTCGGGATGTCCGGGCGGGTCGACGCGTTCGTCCAGGAGAAGATCGTCGACTTCTACGTCGCCGTCGCGAACCAGGACATCGACGCCATCCTCGACGCGCTGATCGAGATCGGTACCCTCAGCCCGGAGGCCGACCGCGCGGTGATGGCCGACGTGATGGAACTGGCGATCCAGAACGCCCGCGGTCAGGACATCGAGCAGTACCGCGTCCAGCAGATCGTCGGCCAGATCGAGGACTCGATCTACGAGTTTCCGTTCCGCCTGCCGAAGAACCTCGCGCTCGTCCTCCGGGTGGCGACCGTCGTCGAGGGGGTCTGCGTGACGCTCGATCCGGAGTTCGACTTCATCGCGACCGCGACGGAGTATCTCACCGAACAGGGCTACCGCGAGGAGACCGTCCGCCAGTACGTCCGCGAGACCGGCGACGAACTGCGCCGGTCGACCGAGTCGATCGTGCGCGTCCCCCCGAAGGTCGAGCGCACCCTCGACCGGATCGACCGCGAGGACCTCACGGTCCAGATCGAACTCGAAGATCCCAACCGGGTGTTCGACCGCCTCGCGAAGCGGCTCATCTACGGGCTGTTGCTCTCGGTCGGGCTGATCTCGACGGCGATCATCTACGCGTTCCGCGGCCCCGACCTCGCCGTGATCGTCTCCGGCGCGCTGTCGCTGCTGCTGATCGTCGTCCTCTACCGCTCGTTCAAGCGGGGCCGCCGGGGCATCCGCGCGACGCCGCAGTTCACCCGCCAGAACCTCAAACGGCGGCGACGCGAGGAGTGA
- a CDS encoding Hsp20/alpha crystallin family protein, with the protein MSALRDALRDLSDAAFFDLLEGEEAYLLVLDVPGVSADTLDVVVEDGRISIEARREKAVPDGFRYVEENRSLFFDADLPLPADATESDAEAAVDRGVLELRLPKREATDETTIDIVDDETEDEDA; encoded by the coding sequence ATGTCTGCGCTGCGCGACGCGTTGCGAGACCTCTCGGACGCCGCGTTCTTCGACCTGCTCGAGGGCGAGGAGGCGTACCTGCTCGTACTGGACGTCCCCGGCGTCTCCGCCGATACGCTCGACGTGGTCGTCGAGGACGGTCGCATCTCCATCGAGGCTCGCCGGGAGAAGGCCGTCCCCGACGGGTTCCGGTACGTAGAGGAGAACCGGTCGCTGTTCTTCGACGCCGACCTCCCCTTGCCCGCCGACGCGACCGAGAGCGACGCGGAGGCCGCGGTCGACCGCGGCGTCCTCGAGTTGCGCCTGCCAAAACGCGAGGCGACCGACGAGACCACGATCGACATCGTCGACGACGAAACCGAAGACGAGGACGCCTAA